The following are encoded together in the Triticum dicoccoides isolate Atlit2015 ecotype Zavitan chromosome 6B, WEW_v2.0, whole genome shotgun sequence genome:
- the LOC119322766 gene encoding mediator of RNA polymerase II transcription subunit 23-like isoform X2: MDGGHGQRQPLSPAISASAVLPHQRQMQLLQHPARPAIADLFTLYLGVNSKQRAEDPTRETSNKLQKRVSAHNRDLPPRDEQFISDFEQLCMPFPEQLQAVTESVLISFVLQCSSHAPQSQFLLFATRCLCARGHLRWDSLIPSLLTVVSSAEAPMGQGGSVTVGGPVSSSSAIAVPNAPSFHASNPTSPLSAMNTIGSPTQSGIDQPVGANVSPMKAAEFSTLGQPGTTSRGDQSRRGAQVSYLHHLSCRIILAGLESNLKPATHAVIFHHMVNWLVNWDQRPHGVDEADTVQTSRIGRPVHEWMHLCLDVIWILVDEEKCRVPFYELVRSNLQFLENIPDDDAVICIIMEIHRRRDMVCMHMQMLDQHLHCPTFGTHRFLSQSYPSIAGESVANLRYSPITYPSVLGEPLHGEDLANSIPKGGFDWERALRCLRHALRTTPSPDWWRRVLLVAPCYRSHSQTSTPGAVFSPDMIGEAVADRTIELLKLTNSETQCWQDWLLFADIFFFLMKSGCIDFLDFVDKLASRVTNGDQQILRSNHVTWLLAQIIRIEIVMNTLSSDPRKVETTRKIISFHKEDKSLDPNNISPQSILLDFISSSQTLRIWSFNTSIREHLNSDQLQKGKQIDEWWKQMTKASGERMIDFMNLDERAMGMFWVLSFTMAQPACDAVMTWFTSAGGAEFMQGPNMQPNERVTMMHETYPLSMALLSGLSINLCLKLAYQLEETIFLGQAVPSIAMVETYVRLLLITPHSLFRPHFTTLTQRSPSILSKSGVSLLLLEILNYRLLPLYRYHGKSKALMYDVTKIISMIKGKRGEHRLFRLAENLCMNLILSLRDFFLVKKELKGPTEFTETLNRITIISLAITIKTRGIAEVEHMVYLQPLLEQIMATSQHTWSEKTLRYFPPLIRDFLTVRADKRGQAIQAWQQAETTVINQCNQLLSPSAEPNYVMTYLSHSFPQHRRYLCAGAWMLMNGHPEINSANLARVLREFSPEEVTANIYTMVDVLLHHIQLELQRGHLVQDLLSKAITNLAFFVWTHELVPLDIVLLALIDRDDDPYALRLVISLLERPELQHRIKAFCSSRSPEHWLKNQPPKRAELQKALGNHLSWKDRYPPFFDDIAARLLPVIPLIIYRLIENDATDIADRVLAFYSTFLAFHPLRFTFVRDILAYFYGHLPSKLIVRILNVLGVSTKTPFSESFAQYLGSSNSSICPPPEYFANLLLGLVNNVIPPLSSKSKSNPADASGGRTNFSKPHASMQAGGNSNADAQRAFYQNQDPGSYTQLVLETAAIEILSLPVPASQIVSSLVQLIAHVQAMLIQSNTGQGMSGGLGQNSGLPTSPSGAGAESAGASRGNTSASGISANFVSRSGYSCQQLSVLMIQACGFLLAQLPPEFHMQLYSEAARIIKDCRWLSDSSRPVKELNSAVGYALLDPTWASQDSTSTAIGNIVALLHSFFSNLPQEWLESSHTVIKHLRPVTSVAMLRIAFRILGPLLPRLAFARPLFMKTLALLFNVLGDVFGKNSQASPHVPASEIGDIIDFVHHAVMYEGQGGPVQSTSKPKVEILTLCGKVVDMLRPDVQHLLSHLKTDPTSSIYAATHPKLAQQHPS; this comes from the exons ATGGACGGGGGCCACGGGCAGAGGCAGCCgctgtcgccggcgatctcggcctcGGCGGTGCTGCCGCACCAGCGGCAGATGCAGCTCCTCCAGCACCCGGCGCGCCCGGCAATCGCCGATCTCTTCACCCTGTACCTCGGC GTGAACTCGAAGCAGCGAGCCGAGGACCCGACGAGGGAGACGTC GAACAAGCTGCAGAAGAGAGTATCTGCTCATAACAGAGATCTGCCTCCCCGCGACGAGCAGTTCATTTCAGATTTTGAGCAGTTGTGCATGCCGTTTCCG GAGCAGTTACAGGCTGTCACAGAATCAGTTCTCATCTCATTTGTTCTGCAATGCAGTAGCCATGCTCCACAATCTCAGTTCCTGCTCTTTGCTACGCGGTGCCTCTGCGCTCGTGGCCACCTCAGATGGGACAGTCTCATTCCATCTCTACTTACTGTAGTTTCCTCCGCCGAGGCACCAATGGGCCAAGGGGGTTCTGTGACTGTTGGTGGCCCTGTGTCTTCTTCATCAGCTATTGCAGTGCCAAATGCTCCAAGCTTTCACGCTTCAAATCCTACGTCTCCCTTGTCAGCAATGAACACTATAGGATCTCCTACTCAATCTGGTATTGATCAACCTGTAGGGGCAAATGTGTCACCCATGAAGGCGGCTGAGTTCTCTACTCTTGGGCAGCCTGGTACAACATCAAGAGGTGACCAGTCCCGCAGAGGAGCACAAGTTAGCTACCTGCATCATTTATCCTGTAGGATTATTTTAGCTGGTCTGGAGTCCAATTTGAAGCCAGCTACTCATGCTGTGATATTCCATCATATGGTAAATTGGCTAGTCAATTGGGACCAGAGACCCCATGGCGTGGATGAAGCTGATACAGTGCAAACTTCTAGGATCGGAAGGCCCGTGCATGAATGGATGCATCTATGCTTAGACGTGATTTGGATTTTAGTTGATGAAGAGAAATGTCGCGTTCCATTCTATGAGCTTGTTCGCAGCAACTTGCAGTTTCTGGAGAACATTCCTGATGATGATGCAGTGATTTGCATCATTATGGAGATCCATAGGAGGAGGGACATGGTGTGCATGCACATGCAAATGTTGGATCAACACCTTCACTGCCCAACATTTGGAACTCATCGGTTCTTGTCACAATCCTATCCAAGCATAGCTGGTGAATCTGTTGCTAATTTGCGTTATTCTCCTATTACTTATCCCAGTGTTCTGGGTGAGCCACTGCATGGAGAG GATCTTGCAAACTCTATTCCAAAGGGGGGTTTCGACTGGGAACGTGCTCTGCGTTGCTTGAGGCATGCTCTCCGCACAACTCCATCACCAGATTGGTGGAGACGCGTTCTTCTTGTTGCTCCTTGTTACAGATCACATTCTCAAACATCAACACCAGGAGCTGTTTTCTCACCAGATATGATTGGTGAGGCAGTTGCTGACAGGACAATTGAACTACTGAAGTTAACTAACTCAG AAACTCAGTGTTGGCAAGATTGGCTTTTGTTTGCAGATATCTTTTTCTTCCTAATGAAAAGTGGCTGTATTGATTTTCTCGATTTTGTGGACAAGCTTGCATCTCGAGTAACAAATGGTGATCAACAGATTCTACGCAGTAATCATGTCACATGGTTGCTTGCACAGATTATCCGTATTGAGATTGTGATGAACACACTTAGTTCGGACCCAAGGAAG GTTGAAACGACACGCAAGATAATTTCATTCCACAAAGAAGACAAAAGCCTTGATCCTAATAACATCAGCCCTCAAAGTATTCTTCTTGATTTCATAAGTAGCAGCCAGACTTTGCGCATTTGGTCTTTCAACACTTCAATTAGAGAGCATTTGAACAGCGATCAGCTTCAAAAAGGCAAACAGATAGATGAGTGGTGGAAACAGATGACAAAAG CTTCGGGAGAGAGAATGATAGATTTTATGAACTTGGATGAGCGAGCAATGGGCATGTTTTGGGTTCTCTCGTTCACCATGGCACAACCAGCATGTGATGCAGTCATGACCTGGTTTACATCAGCTGGAGGGGCAGAATTCATGCAGGGACCCAATATGCAACCAAATGAAAGAGTGACGATGATGCATGAAACTTACCCTTTGTCAATGGCGTTGCTTTCTGGGTTGTCTATCAACTTGTGTTTGAAGCTTGCTTACCAGCTTGAAGAGACTATATTTCTTGGCCAG GCTGTTCCTAGCATTGCTATGGTGGAAACCTACGTTAGGTTGCTGCTTATAACACCACATTCATTGTTCCGCCCACATTTTACG ACACTAACCCAAAGATCGCCATCTATTCTGAGCAAATCTGGTGTGTCTTTGCTCCTACTTGAGATACTGAATTACAGACTACTTCCTCTGTACAG GTATCACGGAAAAAGCAAGGCATTGATGTATGATGTCACAAAGATAATATCAATGATTAAGGGAAAACGTGGAGAGCATCGCCTTTTTAGATTAGCTGAAAATTTGTGCATGAACTTAATTCTCTCACTGAGAGACTTCTTTTTGGTGAAAAAAGAGTTGAAG GGACCAACTGAGTTTACTGAAACGCTTAACCGCATAACCATAATAAGCCTTGCGATCACCATCAAGACACGTGGAATCGCCGAGGTTGAACACATGGTTTATCTTCAACCACTATTGGAGCAAATTATGGCAACCAGTCAGCATACATGGTCAGAAAAGACTCTACGTTATTTTCCTCCCCTTATTCGTGACTTTTTAACGGTTAGGGCGGATAAGAGGGGACAAGCTATCCAAGCATGGCAGCAG GCAGAAACTACTGTTATCAATCAATGCAACCAGCTACTGTCACCATCCGCTGAGCCAAACTATGTCATGACTTATTTGAGCCATAGTTTCCCTCAGCATCGTCGCTATCTATGCGCTGGTGCTTGGATGCTAATGAATGGACATCCTGAGATCAACAGCGCAAATCTT GCTCGTGTCTTGAGAGAGTTTTCACCTGAAGAAGTTACTGCAAATATTTATACAATGGTTGATGTTCTTCTGCATCATATCCAGCTTGAGCTTCAACGGGGGCATCTAGTGCAG GATTTACTTTCCAAAGCAATCACGAATCTTGCATTCTTTGTCTGGACACATGAGTTAGTTCCACTGGACATTGTGCTGCTAGCTCTTATTGACAGGGATGATGATCCTTATGCTTTACGTCTTGTG ATAAGTCTGCTTGAAAGACCTGAACTTCAGCACAGAATTAAAGCATTCTGCAGTTCTCGTTCTCCTGAGCATTGGCTAAAAAATCAACCTCCAAAAAGAGCTGAGCTCCAGAAAGCTCTTGGTAACCATCTTTCATGGAAGGACCG CTATCCTCCCTTTTTCGATGACATTGCTGCCCGCTTGCTTCCAGTCATCCCACTGATAATTTATAGGCTTATTGAGAATGATGCTACAGATATCGCAGACAGGGTTCTCGCATTTTATTCTACCTTTCTTGCTTTCCACCCACTGAGATTTACATTTGTGCGGGATATTCTTGCATACTTCTATGGTCATCTTCCAAGCAAGTTAATTGTCCGGATCCTCAACGTGCTGGGTGTTAGCACCAAG ACTCCTTTCTCAGAATCCTTTGCTCAATATTTAGGGTCTTCAAATTCTTCTATTTGCCCACCACCAGAATATTTTGCCAACCTTTTGCTAGGCCTTGTTAATAATGTCATACCTCCTTTGAGTAGCAAGTCCAAATCAAACCCAGCAGATGCTTCTGGCGGACGCACAAATTTCAGCAAGCCTCATGCATCTATGCAAGCTGGTGGAAATAGTAACGCTGATGCTCAGAGGGCATTTTATCAAAATCAGGATCCTGGGTCATACACACAGCTTGTCTTGGAAACAGCAGCTATTGAGATTCTCTCACTTCCTGTGCCAGCTTCTCAAATAGTGTCCTCTCTAGTTCAATTAATAGCTCATGTACAAGCAATGCTTATACAGTCAAATACTGGTCAAGGAATGTCTGGTGGTTTGGGCCAAAACTCTGGGCTGCCAACTTCTCCTTCAGGTGCGGGTGCTGAGTCGGCAGGTGCCAGCCGAGGAAACACTTCAGCAAGTGGAATCAGCGCGAACTTTGTTTCTAGAAGTGGCTACTCTTGTCAGCAGTTGTCTGTTTTGATGATTCAAGCATGTGGCTTCTTGCTGGCACAACTCCCACCAGAATTTCACATGCAACTTTACTCAGAAGCAGCTCGAATCATAAAAGATTGTCGTTGGCTTTCTGACAGTTCGAGACCTGTGAAAGAGCTTAACTCAGCTGTTGGTTACGCACTTCTGGACCCAACATGGGCTTCTCAAGACAGTACATCGACAGCCATAG GTAACATTGTGGCCCTTCTACACTCATTTTTTAGCAATCTTCCTCAAGAGTGGCTGGAATCTTCACATACTGTCATCAAACATCTCCGGCCAGTGACTTCAGTTGCCATGTTGAGAATTGCCTTCCGCATATTGGGCCCCTTATTGCCTCGTCTAGCCTTTGCTCGACCTCTATTCATGAAG ACACTGGCTTTGCTGTTCAATGTGTTGGGGGATGTGTTTGGGAAGAACTCTCAGGCCTCACCTCATGTGCCGGCATCAGAAATTGGAGACATCATTGACTTTGT GCATCATGCCGTCatgtatgaaggtcaaggcggcccgGTTCAGAGTACCAGCAAACCTAAAGTGGAGATACTGACATTGTGCGGGAAAGTGGTGGATATGCTTCG
- the LOC119322766 gene encoding mediator of RNA polymerase II transcription subunit 23-like isoform X1, producing MDGGHGQRQPLSPAISASAVLPHQRQMQLLQHPARPAIADLFTLYLGVNSKQRAEDPTRETSNKLQKRVSAHNRDLPPRDEQFISDFEQLCMPFPEQEQLQAVTESVLISFVLQCSSHAPQSQFLLFATRCLCARGHLRWDSLIPSLLTVVSSAEAPMGQGGSVTVGGPVSSSSAIAVPNAPSFHASNPTSPLSAMNTIGSPTQSGIDQPVGANVSPMKAAEFSTLGQPGTTSRGDQSRRGAQVSYLHHLSCRIILAGLESNLKPATHAVIFHHMVNWLVNWDQRPHGVDEADTVQTSRIGRPVHEWMHLCLDVIWILVDEEKCRVPFYELVRSNLQFLENIPDDDAVICIIMEIHRRRDMVCMHMQMLDQHLHCPTFGTHRFLSQSYPSIAGESVANLRYSPITYPSVLGEPLHGEDLANSIPKGGFDWERALRCLRHALRTTPSPDWWRRVLLVAPCYRSHSQTSTPGAVFSPDMIGEAVADRTIELLKLTNSETQCWQDWLLFADIFFFLMKSGCIDFLDFVDKLASRVTNGDQQILRSNHVTWLLAQIIRIEIVMNTLSSDPRKVETTRKIISFHKEDKSLDPNNISPQSILLDFISSSQTLRIWSFNTSIREHLNSDQLQKGKQIDEWWKQMTKASGERMIDFMNLDERAMGMFWVLSFTMAQPACDAVMTWFTSAGGAEFMQGPNMQPNERVTMMHETYPLSMALLSGLSINLCLKLAYQLEETIFLGQAVPSIAMVETYVRLLLITPHSLFRPHFTTLTQRSPSILSKSGVSLLLLEILNYRLLPLYRYHGKSKALMYDVTKIISMIKGKRGEHRLFRLAENLCMNLILSLRDFFLVKKELKGPTEFTETLNRITIISLAITIKTRGIAEVEHMVYLQPLLEQIMATSQHTWSEKTLRYFPPLIRDFLTVRADKRGQAIQAWQQAETTVINQCNQLLSPSAEPNYVMTYLSHSFPQHRRYLCAGAWMLMNGHPEINSANLARVLREFSPEEVTANIYTMVDVLLHHIQLELQRGHLVQDLLSKAITNLAFFVWTHELVPLDIVLLALIDRDDDPYALRLVISLLERPELQHRIKAFCSSRSPEHWLKNQPPKRAELQKALGNHLSWKDRYPPFFDDIAARLLPVIPLIIYRLIENDATDIADRVLAFYSTFLAFHPLRFTFVRDILAYFYGHLPSKLIVRILNVLGVSTKTPFSESFAQYLGSSNSSICPPPEYFANLLLGLVNNVIPPLSSKSKSNPADASGGRTNFSKPHASMQAGGNSNADAQRAFYQNQDPGSYTQLVLETAAIEILSLPVPASQIVSSLVQLIAHVQAMLIQSNTGQGMSGGLGQNSGLPTSPSGAGAESAGASRGNTSASGISANFVSRSGYSCQQLSVLMIQACGFLLAQLPPEFHMQLYSEAARIIKDCRWLSDSSRPVKELNSAVGYALLDPTWASQDSTSTAIGNIVALLHSFFSNLPQEWLESSHTVIKHLRPVTSVAMLRIAFRILGPLLPRLAFARPLFMKTLALLFNVLGDVFGKNSQASPHVPASEIGDIIDFVHHAVMYEGQGGPVQSTSKPKVEILTLCGKVVDMLRPDVQHLLSHLKTDPTSSIYAATHPKLAQQHPS from the exons ATGGACGGGGGCCACGGGCAGAGGCAGCCgctgtcgccggcgatctcggcctcGGCGGTGCTGCCGCACCAGCGGCAGATGCAGCTCCTCCAGCACCCGGCGCGCCCGGCAATCGCCGATCTCTTCACCCTGTACCTCGGC GTGAACTCGAAGCAGCGAGCCGAGGACCCGACGAGGGAGACGTC GAACAAGCTGCAGAAGAGAGTATCTGCTCATAACAGAGATCTGCCTCCCCGCGACGAGCAGTTCATTTCAGATTTTGAGCAGTTGTGCATGCCGTTTCCG GAGCAGGAGCAGTTACAGGCTGTCACAGAATCAGTTCTCATCTCATTTGTTCTGCAATGCAGTAGCCATGCTCCACAATCTCAGTTCCTGCTCTTTGCTACGCGGTGCCTCTGCGCTCGTGGCCACCTCAGATGGGACAGTCTCATTCCATCTCTACTTACTGTAGTTTCCTCCGCCGAGGCACCAATGGGCCAAGGGGGTTCTGTGACTGTTGGTGGCCCTGTGTCTTCTTCATCAGCTATTGCAGTGCCAAATGCTCCAAGCTTTCACGCTTCAAATCCTACGTCTCCCTTGTCAGCAATGAACACTATAGGATCTCCTACTCAATCTGGTATTGATCAACCTGTAGGGGCAAATGTGTCACCCATGAAGGCGGCTGAGTTCTCTACTCTTGGGCAGCCTGGTACAACATCAAGAGGTGACCAGTCCCGCAGAGGAGCACAAGTTAGCTACCTGCATCATTTATCCTGTAGGATTATTTTAGCTGGTCTGGAGTCCAATTTGAAGCCAGCTACTCATGCTGTGATATTCCATCATATGGTAAATTGGCTAGTCAATTGGGACCAGAGACCCCATGGCGTGGATGAAGCTGATACAGTGCAAACTTCTAGGATCGGAAGGCCCGTGCATGAATGGATGCATCTATGCTTAGACGTGATTTGGATTTTAGTTGATGAAGAGAAATGTCGCGTTCCATTCTATGAGCTTGTTCGCAGCAACTTGCAGTTTCTGGAGAACATTCCTGATGATGATGCAGTGATTTGCATCATTATGGAGATCCATAGGAGGAGGGACATGGTGTGCATGCACATGCAAATGTTGGATCAACACCTTCACTGCCCAACATTTGGAACTCATCGGTTCTTGTCACAATCCTATCCAAGCATAGCTGGTGAATCTGTTGCTAATTTGCGTTATTCTCCTATTACTTATCCCAGTGTTCTGGGTGAGCCACTGCATGGAGAG GATCTTGCAAACTCTATTCCAAAGGGGGGTTTCGACTGGGAACGTGCTCTGCGTTGCTTGAGGCATGCTCTCCGCACAACTCCATCACCAGATTGGTGGAGACGCGTTCTTCTTGTTGCTCCTTGTTACAGATCACATTCTCAAACATCAACACCAGGAGCTGTTTTCTCACCAGATATGATTGGTGAGGCAGTTGCTGACAGGACAATTGAACTACTGAAGTTAACTAACTCAG AAACTCAGTGTTGGCAAGATTGGCTTTTGTTTGCAGATATCTTTTTCTTCCTAATGAAAAGTGGCTGTATTGATTTTCTCGATTTTGTGGACAAGCTTGCATCTCGAGTAACAAATGGTGATCAACAGATTCTACGCAGTAATCATGTCACATGGTTGCTTGCACAGATTATCCGTATTGAGATTGTGATGAACACACTTAGTTCGGACCCAAGGAAG GTTGAAACGACACGCAAGATAATTTCATTCCACAAAGAAGACAAAAGCCTTGATCCTAATAACATCAGCCCTCAAAGTATTCTTCTTGATTTCATAAGTAGCAGCCAGACTTTGCGCATTTGGTCTTTCAACACTTCAATTAGAGAGCATTTGAACAGCGATCAGCTTCAAAAAGGCAAACAGATAGATGAGTGGTGGAAACAGATGACAAAAG CTTCGGGAGAGAGAATGATAGATTTTATGAACTTGGATGAGCGAGCAATGGGCATGTTTTGGGTTCTCTCGTTCACCATGGCACAACCAGCATGTGATGCAGTCATGACCTGGTTTACATCAGCTGGAGGGGCAGAATTCATGCAGGGACCCAATATGCAACCAAATGAAAGAGTGACGATGATGCATGAAACTTACCCTTTGTCAATGGCGTTGCTTTCTGGGTTGTCTATCAACTTGTGTTTGAAGCTTGCTTACCAGCTTGAAGAGACTATATTTCTTGGCCAG GCTGTTCCTAGCATTGCTATGGTGGAAACCTACGTTAGGTTGCTGCTTATAACACCACATTCATTGTTCCGCCCACATTTTACG ACACTAACCCAAAGATCGCCATCTATTCTGAGCAAATCTGGTGTGTCTTTGCTCCTACTTGAGATACTGAATTACAGACTACTTCCTCTGTACAG GTATCACGGAAAAAGCAAGGCATTGATGTATGATGTCACAAAGATAATATCAATGATTAAGGGAAAACGTGGAGAGCATCGCCTTTTTAGATTAGCTGAAAATTTGTGCATGAACTTAATTCTCTCACTGAGAGACTTCTTTTTGGTGAAAAAAGAGTTGAAG GGACCAACTGAGTTTACTGAAACGCTTAACCGCATAACCATAATAAGCCTTGCGATCACCATCAAGACACGTGGAATCGCCGAGGTTGAACACATGGTTTATCTTCAACCACTATTGGAGCAAATTATGGCAACCAGTCAGCATACATGGTCAGAAAAGACTCTACGTTATTTTCCTCCCCTTATTCGTGACTTTTTAACGGTTAGGGCGGATAAGAGGGGACAAGCTATCCAAGCATGGCAGCAG GCAGAAACTACTGTTATCAATCAATGCAACCAGCTACTGTCACCATCCGCTGAGCCAAACTATGTCATGACTTATTTGAGCCATAGTTTCCCTCAGCATCGTCGCTATCTATGCGCTGGTGCTTGGATGCTAATGAATGGACATCCTGAGATCAACAGCGCAAATCTT GCTCGTGTCTTGAGAGAGTTTTCACCTGAAGAAGTTACTGCAAATATTTATACAATGGTTGATGTTCTTCTGCATCATATCCAGCTTGAGCTTCAACGGGGGCATCTAGTGCAG GATTTACTTTCCAAAGCAATCACGAATCTTGCATTCTTTGTCTGGACACATGAGTTAGTTCCACTGGACATTGTGCTGCTAGCTCTTATTGACAGGGATGATGATCCTTATGCTTTACGTCTTGTG ATAAGTCTGCTTGAAAGACCTGAACTTCAGCACAGAATTAAAGCATTCTGCAGTTCTCGTTCTCCTGAGCATTGGCTAAAAAATCAACCTCCAAAAAGAGCTGAGCTCCAGAAAGCTCTTGGTAACCATCTTTCATGGAAGGACCG CTATCCTCCCTTTTTCGATGACATTGCTGCCCGCTTGCTTCCAGTCATCCCACTGATAATTTATAGGCTTATTGAGAATGATGCTACAGATATCGCAGACAGGGTTCTCGCATTTTATTCTACCTTTCTTGCTTTCCACCCACTGAGATTTACATTTGTGCGGGATATTCTTGCATACTTCTATGGTCATCTTCCAAGCAAGTTAATTGTCCGGATCCTCAACGTGCTGGGTGTTAGCACCAAG ACTCCTTTCTCAGAATCCTTTGCTCAATATTTAGGGTCTTCAAATTCTTCTATTTGCCCACCACCAGAATATTTTGCCAACCTTTTGCTAGGCCTTGTTAATAATGTCATACCTCCTTTGAGTAGCAAGTCCAAATCAAACCCAGCAGATGCTTCTGGCGGACGCACAAATTTCAGCAAGCCTCATGCATCTATGCAAGCTGGTGGAAATAGTAACGCTGATGCTCAGAGGGCATTTTATCAAAATCAGGATCCTGGGTCATACACACAGCTTGTCTTGGAAACAGCAGCTATTGAGATTCTCTCACTTCCTGTGCCAGCTTCTCAAATAGTGTCCTCTCTAGTTCAATTAATAGCTCATGTACAAGCAATGCTTATACAGTCAAATACTGGTCAAGGAATGTCTGGTGGTTTGGGCCAAAACTCTGGGCTGCCAACTTCTCCTTCAGGTGCGGGTGCTGAGTCGGCAGGTGCCAGCCGAGGAAACACTTCAGCAAGTGGAATCAGCGCGAACTTTGTTTCTAGAAGTGGCTACTCTTGTCAGCAGTTGTCTGTTTTGATGATTCAAGCATGTGGCTTCTTGCTGGCACAACTCCCACCAGAATTTCACATGCAACTTTACTCAGAAGCAGCTCGAATCATAAAAGATTGTCGTTGGCTTTCTGACAGTTCGAGACCTGTGAAAGAGCTTAACTCAGCTGTTGGTTACGCACTTCTGGACCCAACATGGGCTTCTCAAGACAGTACATCGACAGCCATAG GTAACATTGTGGCCCTTCTACACTCATTTTTTAGCAATCTTCCTCAAGAGTGGCTGGAATCTTCACATACTGTCATCAAACATCTCCGGCCAGTGACTTCAGTTGCCATGTTGAGAATTGCCTTCCGCATATTGGGCCCCTTATTGCCTCGTCTAGCCTTTGCTCGACCTCTATTCATGAAG ACACTGGCTTTGCTGTTCAATGTGTTGGGGGATGTGTTTGGGAAGAACTCTCAGGCCTCACCTCATGTGCCGGCATCAGAAATTGGAGACATCATTGACTTTGT GCATCATGCCGTCatgtatgaaggtcaaggcggcccgGTTCAGAGTACCAGCAAACCTAAAGTGGAGATACTGACATTGTGCGGGAAAGTGGTGGATATGCTTCG